In a genomic window of Phalacrocorax aristotelis chromosome 8, bGulAri2.1, whole genome shotgun sequence:
- the HAND1 gene encoding heart- and neural crest derivatives-expressed protein 1 isoform X1 has product MNLVGGYQHHHHHHHHHHMLHDPFLFGPAARCHQERAYFPGWVLNPAEVTPELAGQSPSYGPAEYGPAGQGRLEALSGRLGRRKGVGGPKKERRRTESINSAFAELRECIPNVPADTKLSKIKTLRLATSYIAYLMEVLAKDSQPGDTEGFKAELKKADGRENKRKRETQPEVYSQPLGHGEKKLKGRTGWPQQVWALELNP; this is encoded by the exons ATGAACCTGGTGGGGGGCtaccagcaccaccaccaccaccaccatcaccaccacatGCTGCACGACCCCTTCCTCTTCGGGCCGGCGGCGCGGTGCCACCAGGAGCGAGCCTATTTCCCCGGCTGGGTGTTAAACCCGGCCGAGGTGACCCCCGAGCTCGCCGGGCAAAGCCCGAGCTACGGCCCTGCCGAGTACGGCCCGGCCGGGCAGGGGCGGCTGGAGGCTCTCAGCGGCCGCCTGGGCCGGCGGAAAGGGGTCGGGGGACCCAAGAAAGAGCGCCGGAGGACGGAGAGCATCAACAGCGCCTTCGCCGAGCTCCGCGAGTGCATCCCCAACGTGCCCGCCGACACCAAGCTCTCCAAGATCAAGACCCTGCGCCTGGCCACCAGCTACATCGCCTACCTGATGGAGGTGCTGGCCAAGGACAGCCAGCCCGGGGACACCGAGGGCTTCAAAGCCGAGCTCAAGAAGGCCGACGGCAGggagaacaagaggaaacgggAGACG CAGCCCGAGGTCTATTCGCAGCCTTTGGGCCACGGCGAGAAGAAGCTGAAGGGCCGGACGGGTTGGCCTCAGCAGGTCTGGGCTCTGGAACTGAACCCCTGA
- the HAND1 gene encoding heart- and neural crest derivatives-expressed protein 1 isoform X2: MNLVGGYQHHHHHHHHHHMLHDPFLFGPAARCHQERAYFPGWVLNPAEVTPELAGQSPSYGPAEYGPAGQGRLEALSGRLGRRKGVGGPKKERRRTESINSAFAELRECIPNVPADTKLSKIKTLRLATSYIAYLMEVLAKDSQPGDTEGFKAELKKADGRENKRKRETPEVYSQPLGHGEKKLKGRTGWPQQVWALELNP; this comes from the exons ATGAACCTGGTGGGGGGCtaccagcaccaccaccaccaccaccatcaccaccacatGCTGCACGACCCCTTCCTCTTCGGGCCGGCGGCGCGGTGCCACCAGGAGCGAGCCTATTTCCCCGGCTGGGTGTTAAACCCGGCCGAGGTGACCCCCGAGCTCGCCGGGCAAAGCCCGAGCTACGGCCCTGCCGAGTACGGCCCGGCCGGGCAGGGGCGGCTGGAGGCTCTCAGCGGCCGCCTGGGCCGGCGGAAAGGGGTCGGGGGACCCAAGAAAGAGCGCCGGAGGACGGAGAGCATCAACAGCGCCTTCGCCGAGCTCCGCGAGTGCATCCCCAACGTGCCCGCCGACACCAAGCTCTCCAAGATCAAGACCCTGCGCCTGGCCACCAGCTACATCGCCTACCTGATGGAGGTGCTGGCCAAGGACAGCCAGCCCGGGGACACCGAGGGCTTCAAAGCCGAGCTCAAGAAGGCCGACGGCAGggagaacaagaggaaacgggAGACG CCCGAGGTCTATTCGCAGCCTTTGGGCCACGGCGAGAAGAAGCTGAAGGGCCGGACGGGTTGGCCTCAGCAGGTCTGGGCTCTGGAACTGAACCCCTGA